A single Oryctolagus cuniculus chromosome 18, mOryCun1.1, whole genome shotgun sequence DNA region contains:
- the ZNF529 gene encoding LOW QUALITY PROTEIN: zinc finger protein 529 (The sequence of the model RefSeq protein was modified relative to this genomic sequence to represent the inferred CDS: inserted 9 bases in 7 codons; deleted 2 bases in 1 codon; substituted 1 base at 1 genomic stop codon): protein FLSDLECSYETKSLSIGKDILENNGSQLEITEGSKFSGLKRSIFRNNSRSKIRIEAQRPEVECFNPMKVICRKVPKYKNHRFLXITQRRHDSEKSFEYMECEKFFNSDSNFDEYQRIHTGERKYKCNECWKTFGIDKISHIVQLNIHTGVRPXKYMEYKNTFTFNEDLPVYQKFHSNEKFYKCKEYKRTFGRVAEVTPLQKIHDGEKPYECTXCGKSFRLNGKLTXHQKIHTDDKPYKCMECGKDFRFHSQLTEHQRTHTGEKPYKCLHCDKVFRISSQLIEDQRIRTGEKPXCRELAGHQRIHTGKNPYECKVYGKVFRNSSSLTRHQRIHTGEKPYKCKECKKAFGVSSALTRHQRIHNXYQCKECGTFLRLXTLIQHQRIHTGEKPYECKXCGKASQHSASFTKPQKIHTGEKSYRCQECGNAISVDKPWASAPTWETWKKLLVPGFRLVQLWLWRPSGE, encoded by the exons tttctttcagatTTGGAGTGCAGTTATGAGACAAAGAGTTTATCTATAGGAAAGGACATTCTTGAAAACAATGGTTCTCAGTTGGAAATAACAGAAGGCAGCAAATTTTCTGGTCTCAAAAGGTCCATTTTCAGAAATAACTCACGGAGCAAAATCAGGATTGAAGCACAAAGACCTGAAGTAGAATGTTTCAATCCAATGAAAGTCATCTGTAGAAAAGTGCCCAAGTACAAAAATCACAGATTTC AGATAACTCAGAGAAGGCATGACAGTGAGAAGTCCTTTGAATATATGGAATGTGAAAAATTCTTTAATTCTGACTCAAACTTTGATGAATATCAGAGAATACATACTGGTGAGAGAAAGTATAAATGTAATGAATGTTGGAAAACCTTTGGGATAGATAAGATAAGT CATATAGTACAACTGAATATTCATACTGGTGTCAGGC ATAAATACATGGAATACAAGAATACATTTACTTTTAATGAAGACCTTCCTGTATACCAGAAATTCCATAGTAATGAGAAGTTCTATAAATGTAAGGAATACAAAAGAACCTTTGGAAGAGTTGCAGAAGTTActccacttcaaaaaattcatgatggtgagaaaccttatgaatgtac CTGTGGGAAATCCTTTAGATTGAATGGAAAACTTACTTAACATCAGAAAATCCATACTGATGACAAACCTTACAAGTGTATGGAATGTGGCAAAGACTTTAGATTTCATTCACAACTTACTGAACACCAGAGAACCCATACTGGTGAGAAACCATACAAATGCTTACATTGTGATAAAGTTTTTAGAATTAGTTCACAGCTCATTGAAGATCAGAGAATTCGTACTGGGGAGAAACC TTGTAGAGAACTTGCcggacatcagagaattcatactggTAAAAATCCCTA tgaaTGCAAGGTGTATGGAAAGGTCTTTAGAAACAGTTCATCCCTGACTAGACATCAGAGAATCCATACTGGTGAGAAACCCTATAAGTGTAAAGAATGCAAGAAAGCTTTTGGAGTAAGTAGTGCACTTACTCGACATCAGAGAATCCACA TTTACCAATGTAAGGAATGTGGGACATTCTTGAGAC GGACACTTAttcaacatcagagaattcatactggagagaaaccatATGAATGCA GATGTGGAAAGGCTTCTCAACATAGTGCATCCTTTACAAaacctcagaaaattcatactGGTGAAAAATCCTATAGGTGTCAGGAATGTGGGAATGCCATTAGTGTGGATaagccttgggcctctgcacctacatgggagacctggaagaagctcctggttcctggcttcagattggtgcagctctggctgtggcggccatctggggagtga